The Mycobacterium seoulense genome has a window encoding:
- a CDS encoding PQQ-dependent sugar dehydrogenase encodes MRLRRSVRCGFAALCAVVLLASGCARFNDAQSQPFTTNPELKPQPSSTPPPPPPLPPTPFPKACPAPGVMQGCLESTSGLIMGPDSKTALVAERTTGAVKEISVSAEPKVKMVIPVDPSGDGGLMDIVLSPTYTQDRLMYAYISTPTDNRVIRVADGDIPKDILTGIPKGATGNTGALIFTSPTTLVVMTGDAGNPASAADPKSLAGKVLRIEQPTTIGQAPPTTALSGVGSGGGLCIDPVDGSLYVADRTPTADRLQRITKTSEVSTVWTWPDKPGVAGCAAMDGTVLVNLINTKLTVAVRLAPATGAVTGEPDVVRKDTHAHAWALRMSPDGNVWGATVNKTAGDAEKLDDVVFPLFPQGGGFPRNNDDKT; translated from the coding sequence ATGCGACTACGGCGCTCGGTTCGGTGCGGCTTTGCCGCGCTTTGCGCGGTGGTGCTGCTCGCGAGCGGGTGCGCGCGGTTCAACGACGCCCAGTCGCAGCCCTTCACCACCAACCCGGAACTCAAGCCGCAGCCCAGCTCGACGCCTCCCCCGCCGCCCCCGCTGCCGCCCACGCCATTCCCCAAGGCGTGCCCGGCTCCGGGTGTGATGCAGGGCTGCCTCGAGAGCACCAGCGGACTGATCATGGGGCCGGACAGCAAAACCGCGCTCGTCGCCGAGCGCACCACCGGCGCGGTCAAGGAGATCTCGGTCAGCGCCGAGCCGAAGGTGAAGATGGTCATCCCGGTCGACCCGTCCGGAGACGGCGGATTGATGGACATCGTCCTGTCACCGACCTACACGCAGGACCGGCTGATGTACGCCTACATCAGCACGCCGACCGACAACCGGGTGATCCGGGTGGCCGACGGCGACATCCCCAAGGACATCCTCACCGGCATCCCCAAGGGCGCCACCGGGAACACCGGCGCGTTGATCTTCACCAGCCCCACCACGCTGGTGGTGATGACGGGTGACGCGGGCAACCCCGCGTCGGCCGCCGACCCCAAATCGCTGGCGGGCAAGGTCCTTCGCATCGAGCAGCCGACCACCATCGGTCAGGCGCCGCCGACGACGGCGCTGTCGGGCGTCGGCTCGGGCGGCGGCCTGTGCATCGACCCCGTGGACGGCTCGCTCTACGTTGCCGACCGCACGCCGACCGCGGATCGATTGCAGCGCATCACCAAGACCTCCGAGGTGTCCACGGTGTGGACCTGGCCGGACAAGCCTGGCGTCGCCGGCTGCGCCGCAATGGACGGGACCGTCCTGGTCAACCTGATCAACACCAAACTGACGGTGGCCGTGCGGCTGGCGCCGGCCACCGGTGCGGTCACCGGTGAACCCGACGTGGTCCGCAAGGACACCCACGCCCACGCGTGGGCGCTGCGGATGTCGCCGGACGGAAACGTGTGGGGCGCCACCGTCAACAAGACCGCCGGGGACGCCGAGAAGCTGGACGACGTGGTGTTCCCGCTCTTCCCGCAGGGCGGCGGTTTCCCGCGCAACAACGACGACAAGACCTAG
- the gatC gene encoding Asp-tRNA(Asn)/Glu-tRNA(Gln) amidotransferase subunit GatC, with translation MSQISRDEVAHLARLSRLALTDSELDSFAGQLDAILTHVSQVQAVDVTGVEATGNPLKDVNVTRPDRPAPCLTQAEALAEAPEAADGRFAVPQILGDSE, from the coding sequence GTGTCTCAAATCTCCCGCGACGAGGTGGCGCACCTGGCCCGGCTGTCGCGCCTGGCGCTGACCGACAGCGAGCTGGACAGCTTCGCTGGTCAGCTTGACGCCATCCTGACCCACGTCAGCCAGGTACAGGCCGTCGACGTCACCGGCGTCGAAGCGACCGGCAACCCACTGAAGGACGTGAACGTCACCCGCCCGGACCGGCCGGCCCCCTGCCTGACCCAGGCCGAGGCGCTGGCCGAGGCGCCCGAGGCCGCCGACGGCCGCTTCGCGGTGCCGCAGATCCTGGGGGACAGCGAGTGA
- a CDS encoding DoxX family protein codes for MTSQSNDGHWQRPGESPEPTPGRPATARVVDPEDDLTPVGYPGDFNPSTGTTTVIPYMGDHAAGGGASATGYHVLDQQEPLPYVQPQPARHAAAEPDEIDADEHHGRLHEVGRRGTQHLGLLILRVGLGVVLAAHGLQKLFGWWGGSGVGGFKNSLSDVGYQHADILAYVSAGGELVAGVLLVLGLFTPVAAAGALAFLINGMLATITARPHPHTFTYFLPDGHEYQITLIVLAVAVILCGPGRYGLDARRGWAHRPFIGSFVALLVGIAAGIAVWVLLNGVNPIA; via the coding sequence GTGACCAGTCAATCGAATGACGGACATTGGCAGCGCCCGGGCGAATCCCCGGAACCGACCCCGGGACGCCCCGCCACAGCGCGCGTGGTCGACCCCGAAGATGACTTGACGCCCGTCGGCTACCCCGGCGACTTCAACCCCTCCACCGGAACCACGACCGTCATCCCCTACATGGGCGACCACGCCGCAGGGGGCGGTGCCAGTGCGACCGGTTACCACGTGCTCGATCAGCAGGAGCCCCTGCCCTACGTGCAGCCGCAGCCCGCGCGGCACGCGGCCGCCGAGCCCGACGAGATCGACGCGGACGAACACCACGGCCGGCTGCACGAGGTCGGACGCCGCGGAACCCAGCATCTGGGTTTGCTGATTCTGCGCGTCGGCCTCGGAGTCGTGCTGGCCGCGCACGGACTGCAGAAGCTGTTCGGCTGGTGGGGCGGCTCCGGAGTCGGTGGGTTCAAGAACTCACTGTCCGACGTCGGCTACCAGCACGCCGACATCCTCGCCTACGTCAGCGCCGGCGGCGAGCTCGTCGCGGGTGTGCTGCTGGTGCTGGGACTGTTCACCCCGGTGGCCGCGGCCGGCGCGCTGGCGTTTCTGATCAACGGCATGCTGGCCACCATCACCGCCCGGCCGCATCCGCACACCTTCACGTACTTCCTGCCGGACGGGCACGAATACCAGATCACCCTGATCGTGCTGGCCGTCGCGGTCATCCTCTGTGGGCCCGGCCGCTACGGTCTCGACGCGCGGCGGGGCTGGGCCCATCGGCCCTTCATCGGGTCGTTCGTCGCGCTGCTGGTCGGCATCGCCGCGGGGATCGCGGTGTGGGTGCTGCTCAACGGCGTCAACCCGATCGCCTGA
- a CDS encoding acetolactate synthase large subunit: MKPAAKSSTAKPKRVGPEKLTGAQSVIRSLEELDVEVIFGIPGGAVLPVYDPLFDSKKLRHVLVRHEQGAGHAASGYAHATGKVGVCMATSGPGATNLVTPLADAQMDSVPVVAITGQVGRTLIGTDAFQEADISGITMPITKHNFLVRSGDEIPQVLAEAFHIAASGRPGAVLVDIPKDVLQGQCTFHWPPRMDLPGYKPNTKPHNRQIREAAKLIADARKPVLYVGGGVIRGEAHEQLRELAELTGIPVVTTLMARGAFPDSHRQHLGMPGMHGTVAAVAALQRSDLLIALGTRFDDRVTGKLDTFAPEAKVIHADIDPAEIGKNRHADVPIVGDVKAVISDLIAMLRHYDIPGNVDMTEWWAYLDSVQSTYPLSYDPQSDGSLGPEYVIEKLGKIAGPDAVYVAGVGQHQMWAAQFISYEKPRTWINSGGLGTMGFAIPAAMGAKMARPEAEVWAIDGDGCFQMTNQELATCAIEGVPIKVALINNGNLGMVRQWQTLFYEERYSQTDLATHSHRIPDFVKLAEALGCVGMRCEREEDVEDVINAARAITDRPVVIDFIVGADAQVWPMVAAGTSNDEIQAARGIRPLFDDEIEGHA, encoded by the coding sequence ATCAAGCCGGCCGCGAAATCCTCGACCGCAAAGCCGAAACGCGTTGGGCCCGAGAAGCTTACCGGTGCCCAGTCGGTGATCCGGTCGCTGGAGGAGCTCGATGTCGAGGTCATCTTCGGTATCCCCGGCGGCGCCGTGTTGCCGGTTTACGACCCGCTGTTCGACTCGAAAAAGCTTCGCCACGTGCTGGTTCGGCACGAGCAGGGCGCCGGACATGCGGCCAGCGGCTACGCCCACGCCACCGGAAAGGTGGGCGTGTGCATGGCGACGTCGGGTCCCGGCGCCACCAATCTCGTCACACCGTTGGCCGACGCCCAGATGGACTCCGTGCCCGTCGTCGCCATCACCGGCCAGGTCGGTCGCACGCTGATCGGCACCGATGCCTTCCAGGAAGCCGACATCTCGGGCATCACCATGCCGATCACCAAGCACAACTTCCTGGTTCGCTCGGGCGACGAGATCCCGCAGGTGCTTGCCGAGGCCTTCCACATCGCCGCCTCGGGTCGTCCCGGTGCGGTGCTCGTCGATATCCCCAAGGACGTGTTGCAGGGGCAGTGCACGTTCCACTGGCCGCCGCGCATGGACCTGCCGGGCTACAAGCCCAACACCAAACCGCACAACCGGCAGATCCGCGAGGCCGCCAAGCTGATCGCGGACGCCCGCAAACCGGTGCTCTACGTCGGCGGCGGCGTCATCCGCGGCGAGGCGCACGAGCAGCTGCGGGAGCTGGCCGAGCTGACCGGGATCCCCGTCGTCACCACGCTGATGGCGCGCGGCGCGTTCCCCGACAGCCATCGGCAGCACCTGGGCATGCCCGGCATGCACGGCACGGTCGCCGCGGTGGCGGCACTGCAACGCAGCGACCTGTTGATCGCGCTGGGCACGCGCTTCGACGACCGGGTGACCGGGAAACTGGACACTTTCGCGCCGGAGGCCAAGGTCATTCACGCCGACATCGACCCGGCCGAGATCGGCAAGAACCGCCATGCCGACGTGCCGATCGTCGGCGACGTCAAGGCCGTCATCAGCGACCTGATCGCGATGCTGCGGCACTACGACATTCCGGGCAACGTCGACATGACCGAATGGTGGGCCTATCTGGACAGCGTTCAGTCCACCTATCCGCTGAGTTACGACCCGCAGAGCGACGGCAGCCTCGGCCCGGAATACGTCATCGAGAAGCTCGGCAAGATCGCCGGCCCGGACGCGGTGTACGTCGCCGGGGTGGGCCAGCACCAGATGTGGGCGGCGCAGTTCATCTCGTATGAGAAGCCGCGCACCTGGATCAACTCCGGCGGGCTGGGCACCATGGGGTTCGCCATCCCGGCGGCGATGGGGGCCAAGATGGCCCGCCCGGAGGCCGAGGTGTGGGCCATCGACGGCGACGGCTGCTTCCAGATGACCAACCAGGAGTTGGCCACCTGTGCCATCGAGGGCGTGCCGATCAAGGTGGCGCTGATCAACAACGGCAACCTGGGCATGGTGCGCCAGTGGCAGACGCTGTTCTACGAGGAGCGGTACTCGCAGACCGACCTGGCCACGCATTCGCATCGCATCCCGGACTTCGTGAAGCTGGCGGAGGCGCTGGGGTGTGTCGGAATGCGTTGCGAACGTGAGGAAGACGTCGAGGACGTGATCAACGCGGCCCGCGCGATCACCGACCGTCCGGTGGTGATCGACTTCATCGTCGGCGCCGACGCGCAGGTGTGGCCGATGGTGGCCGCCGGCACCAGCAACGACGAGATTCAGGCCGCCCGCGGGATTCGCCCGCTGTTCGACGACGAGATCGAAGGGCACGCCTGA
- the gatA gene encoding Asp-tRNA(Asn)/Glu-tRNA(Gln) amidotransferase subunit GatA: MNEIIRSDAATLAAGIAARELSSVEVTQACLDQIAATDNRYHAFLHVAADEALAAAAVVDEAVAAGERLPSPLAGVPLALKDVFTTVDMPTTCGSKILEGWRSPYDATVTARLRAAGIPILGKTNMDEFAMGSSTENSAYGPTRNPWNLDRVPGGSGGGSAAALAAFQAPLAIGSDTGGSIRQPAALTATVGVKPTYGTVSRYGLVACASSLDQGGPCARTVLDTALLHEVIAGHDHRDSTSVEAAIPDVVGAAKAGAAGDLKGVRVGVVKQLRGDGYQPGVLASFEAAVKRLTELGAEVSEVDCPHFEYALAAYYLILPSEVSSNLARFDAMRYGLRVGDDGTHSAEEVMALTRAAGFGPEVKRRIMIGTYALSAGYYDAYYNQAQKVRTLIARDLDRAYESVDVVVSPATPTTAFGLGEKVDDPLAMYLFDLCTLPLNLAGHCGMSVPSGLSPDDGLPVGLQIMAPALADDRLYRVGAAYEAARGPLPSAI, translated from the coding sequence GTGAACGAGATCATCCGGTCCGACGCCGCGACCTTGGCCGCCGGGATCGCCGCCAGGGAGCTGTCGTCGGTCGAGGTCACCCAGGCGTGCCTGGACCAGATCGCGGCGACCGACAACAGGTACCACGCCTTCCTGCACGTCGCCGCCGACGAGGCGCTCGCCGCGGCGGCCGTCGTCGACGAGGCGGTGGCCGCGGGGGAACGGCTGCCGTCGCCGCTGGCGGGGGTGCCGCTGGCGCTCAAGGACGTCTTCACCACCGTCGACATGCCCACCACCTGCGGCTCCAAGATCCTCGAGGGCTGGCGCTCCCCCTACGACGCCACCGTCACCGCGCGGTTGCGCGCCGCGGGCATCCCGATCCTCGGCAAGACCAACATGGACGAGTTCGCGATGGGTTCGTCGACGGAGAACTCGGCCTACGGCCCGACCCGCAACCCGTGGAACCTGGACCGCGTGCCCGGCGGCTCCGGGGGAGGCAGCGCGGCGGCGCTGGCCGCGTTCCAGGCGCCGCTGGCCATCGGATCCGACACCGGCGGCTCCATCCGGCAGCCGGCGGCGCTGACCGCGACGGTCGGTGTCAAACCGACCTACGGCACCGTGTCGCGCTACGGCCTGGTGGCGTGTGCGTCGTCGCTGGACCAGGGCGGCCCGTGTGCGCGGACCGTGCTGGACACCGCGCTGCTGCATGAGGTGATCGCCGGGCACGATCACCGCGACTCCACGTCCGTCGAAGCGGCAATCCCCGACGTCGTCGGCGCCGCCAAAGCCGGCGCGGCCGGCGACCTCAAGGGTGTGCGCGTCGGAGTTGTGAAGCAGCTGCGCGGCGACGGCTACCAGCCGGGCGTGCTTGCCTCGTTCGAGGCCGCCGTGAAGCGGCTGACCGAACTGGGCGCCGAGGTGAGCGAAGTCGACTGCCCGCACTTCGAATACGCGCTGGCCGCCTACTACCTGATCCTGCCGTCGGAGGTGTCGAGCAACCTGGCGCGCTTCGACGCGATGCGCTACGGGCTGCGCGTCGGTGACGACGGGACGCACAGCGCCGAGGAGGTGATGGCGCTGACCCGGGCCGCCGGTTTCGGGCCGGAAGTCAAGCGCCGCATCATGATCGGCACCTACGCGCTGTCGGCCGGTTACTACGACGCCTATTACAACCAGGCGCAGAAGGTGCGCACGCTGATCGCGCGCGACCTCGACAGGGCGTACGAGTCCGTCGACGTGGTCGTGTCGCCCGCGACTCCGACCACCGCCTTCGGCCTGGGCGAGAAGGTGGACGATCCGCTGGCGATGTACCTGTTCGACCTGTGCACGCTGCCGCTGAACCTCGCCGGCCACTGCGGCATGTCGGTGCCGTCGGGACTGTCACCGGATGACGGTCTCCCGGTGGGCCTGCAGATCATGGCGCCCGCGCTGGCCGATGACCGCCTGTACCGGGTGGGCGCCGCCTACGAGGCCGCGCGCGGACCGCTGCCGAGCGCGATCTAG
- a CDS encoding PH domain-containing protein translates to MIKVSPIAHLAVGFFTLGLLIPVMLWPPSAPLLVIPVLLSALIVRLRTVADDRGVTVRTLLGSRTVEWDDIDGLRFHRGSWARAHLKSGAELRLPAVTFATLPQLTEASSGRVPNPYQ, encoded by the coding sequence GTGATCAAGGTCTCCCCGATCGCGCACCTGGCCGTCGGATTCTTCACCCTGGGGTTGCTGATACCGGTGATGCTGTGGCCGCCGTCGGCACCACTGCTGGTGATCCCCGTGCTGTTGTCGGCATTGATCGTGCGGTTACGCACCGTCGCCGACGATCGGGGGGTGACCGTCCGGACACTGCTGGGCAGCCGCACGGTGGAATGGGATGACATCGACGGACTGCGCTTCCACCGGGGTTCCTGGGCCCGCGCTCACCTCAAGAGCGGCGCGGAGTTGCGCTTGCCCGCTGTGACGTTCGCGACGCTGCCGCAGCTCACCGAGGCGAGCTCCGGGCGCGTCCCCAATCCCTATCAGTGA
- the gatB gene encoding Asp-tRNA(Asn)/Glu-tRNA(Gln) amidotransferase subunit GatB codes for MSVAASADLMDYDEVIARFDPVLGLEVHVELSTVTKMFCGCSTAFGAEPNTQVCPVCLGLPGSLPVLNRTAVESAIRIGLALNCEIVPWCRFARKNYFYPDMPKNYQISQYDEPIAINGYLDAPLEDGTTWRVEIERAHMEEDTGKLTHLGSETGRIHGATTSLLDYNRAGVPLIEIVTKPIVGAGARAPQIARAYVTALRDLLRALGVSDVRMDQGSMRCDSNVSLMPTGTTEFGTRTETKNVNSLKSVEVAVRYEMQRQGAVLASGGRIIQETRHFHEAGYTSPGRAKETAQDYRYFPEPDLEPVAPSRELVEQLRQTIPELPWLSRKRIQQEWGVSDEVMRDLVNAGAVELVIETVKHGAASESARAWWGNFLVQKANEANVGLDELAINPAQVAAVIALVDEGKLSNKLARQVVEGVLAGEGEPEQVMASRGLELVRDDSVTQAAVDEALAANPDVAEKIRGGKVAAAGAIVGAVMKATRGQADAARVRELVLAACGQS; via the coding sequence ATGAGTGTTGCTGCCAGCGCCGATCTCATGGACTACGACGAGGTCATCGCGCGCTTCGACCCGGTACTCGGCCTCGAGGTGCACGTCGAACTGTCGACTGTCACCAAGATGTTCTGCGGCTGCTCCACCGCCTTCGGCGCCGAACCCAACACCCAGGTATGCCCGGTATGCCTCGGCTTGCCCGGTTCGCTGCCGGTGCTGAACCGCACGGCGGTCGAGTCGGCCATCCGGATCGGGCTGGCGCTGAACTGCGAGATCGTGCCGTGGTGCCGGTTCGCCCGGAAGAACTACTTCTACCCCGACATGCCGAAGAACTATCAGATCTCCCAGTACGACGAGCCGATCGCCATCAACGGGTACCTGGACGCGCCGTTGGAAGACGGCACCACCTGGCGGGTCGAGATCGAGCGCGCGCACATGGAAGAAGACACCGGCAAGCTGACCCACCTGGGCAGCGAAACCGGCCGCATCCACGGCGCGACGACGTCGCTGCTCGACTACAACCGTGCCGGCGTGCCGCTGATCGAGATCGTCACCAAGCCGATCGTGGGTGCCGGCGCCCGCGCACCGCAGATCGCCCGCGCCTATGTCACGGCACTGCGAGACCTGTTGCGCGCCTTGGGCGTATCCGATGTGCGGATGGACCAGGGTTCGATGCGTTGCGATTCCAACGTGTCGCTGATGCCGACGGGAACGACCGAGTTCGGGACGCGCACCGAGACCAAGAACGTCAACTCGCTGAAAAGCGTCGAGGTCGCCGTGCGCTACGAAATGCAGCGGCAGGGAGCGGTCCTCGCGTCCGGCGGCCGAATTATCCAGGAGACCAGGCACTTTCACGAGGCGGGGTATACCAGCCCGGGCCGGGCCAAGGAGACCGCCCAGGACTACCGCTATTTCCCCGAGCCCGACCTGGAACCCGTCGCACCCAGCCGTGAACTGGTCGAGCAGCTGCGCCAGACCATCCCGGAGCTACCGTGGCTGAGCCGCAAGAGGATTCAGCAAGAGTGGGGCGTTTCCGACGAGGTGATGCGCGACCTGGTCAACGCGGGCGCGGTGGAACTGGTCATCGAAACCGTCAAGCACGGCGCGGCCAGCGAGTCGGCGCGCGCCTGGTGGGGCAACTTCTTGGTGCAGAAGGCCAACGAGGCCAACGTCGGACTGGACGAACTGGCCATCAACCCGGCCCAGGTGGCCGCGGTGATCGCGCTCGTCGACGAGGGCAAGCTCTCCAACAAGCTGGCCCGCCAGGTCGTGGAGGGGGTGCTGGCCGGCGAGGGCGAACCCGAGCAGGTGATGGCGTCCCGCGGCCTCGAGCTGGTGCGCGACGATTCGGTGACCCAGGCCGCGGTCGACGAAGCGCTGGCCGCCAATCCCGATGTGGCGGAAAAGATCCGGGGCGGCAAGGTGGCCGCGGCGGGCGCGATCGTCGGCGCGGTGATGAAGGCGACGCGCGGGCAGGCCGATGCCGCTCGTGTGCGCGAACTGGTGTTGGCGGCCTGCGGCCAGAGTTGA
- a CDS encoding ATP-dependent 6-phosphofructokinase: MRIGVLTGGGDCPGLNAVIRAVVRTCDARYGSSVVGFQDGWRGLLENRRIQLHNDDRNDRLLAKGGTMLGTARVHPDKLRAGLDQIKQTLDDNGIDVLIPIGGEGTLTAAHWLSEENVPVVGVPKTIDNDIDCTDVTFGHDTALTVATDAIDRLHSTAESHQRVMLVEVMGRHAGWIALNSGLASGAHMTLIPEQPFDVEEVCRLVKRRFQRGDSHFICVVAEGAKPIPGSISLREGGVDEFGHERFTGVAAQLAVEVEKRINKEVRVTVLGHVQRGGTPTAYDRVLATRFGVNAADAAHAGEYGQMVSLRGQDIGRVALADAVRQLKLVPESRYDDAAAFFG; encoded by the coding sequence ATGCGGATCGGAGTTCTCACCGGAGGCGGCGACTGCCCGGGGCTGAACGCCGTCATCCGGGCTGTGGTGCGCACCTGCGACGCCCGGTACGGCTCGTCGGTGGTCGGCTTCCAGGACGGGTGGCGCGGGTTACTGGAGAACCGGCGCATCCAACTGCACAACGACGACCGCAACGACCGGCTGTTGGCCAAGGGCGGCACGATGCTGGGCACCGCCCGGGTGCATCCCGACAAGTTGCGTGCCGGGCTGGACCAGATCAAGCAAACCCTGGACGACAACGGCATCGACGTGCTCATCCCGATCGGCGGGGAAGGAACCCTGACCGCCGCGCACTGGCTGTCGGAGGAGAACGTTCCCGTCGTCGGTGTGCCGAAGACCATCGACAACGACATCGATTGCACCGACGTCACTTTCGGTCACGACACCGCCTTGACCGTGGCCACCGACGCGATCGACCGGTTGCACAGCACCGCCGAATCGCACCAGCGGGTGATGCTCGTGGAAGTGATGGGCCGGCACGCGGGCTGGATCGCGCTGAACTCCGGGCTGGCCTCCGGCGCGCACATGACCCTCATTCCCGAGCAGCCCTTCGACGTCGAGGAGGTGTGCCGGCTGGTCAAACGGCGCTTCCAGCGCGGGGATTCGCATTTCATCTGCGTGGTCGCCGAGGGCGCTAAACCCATCCCGGGCTCGATCTCGTTGCGCGAGGGCGGAGTCGACGAATTCGGTCACGAGCGTTTCACCGGCGTGGCCGCCCAGTTGGCCGTCGAGGTGGAAAAGCGGATCAACAAGGAAGTGCGGGTGACCGTGCTGGGCCACGTCCAGCGGGGCGGGACCCCGACGGCCTACGACCGGGTGCTCGCCACCCGGTTCGGCGTCAACGCGGCCGACGCCGCGCACGCGGGGGAATACGGTCAGATGGTGTCGCTGCGCGGGCAGGACATCGGCCGGGTGGCGCTGGCCGACGCCGTGCGCCAGCTCAAGCTCGTGCCCGAAAGTCGCTACGACGACGCCGCCGCCTTCTTCGGTTAA
- the ilvN gene encoding acetolactate synthase small subunit: MHTHTLSVLVEDKPGVLARVAALFSRRGFNIESLAVGATEQKDMSRMTIVVSAEETPLEQITKQLNKLINVIKIVELDDGAAVSRELALIKVRADAGSRSQVIEAVNLFRAKVIDVSPEALTIEATGDRGKIEALLRVLEPFGIREIVQSGVVSLSRGPRGITTAK; the protein is encoded by the coding sequence ATGCACACGCACACTTTGTCGGTGCTGGTGGAGGACAAACCCGGTGTGCTCGCGCGCGTGGCGGCGTTGTTCTCCCGGCGCGGTTTCAACATCGAGTCGCTGGCGGTGGGCGCCACCGAGCAGAAAGACATGTCGCGCATGACCATCGTGGTCAGCGCCGAGGAAACCCCGCTCGAGCAGATCACCAAGCAGCTCAACAAGCTGATCAACGTCATCAAGATCGTCGAGCTGGACGACGGGGCCGCGGTGTCCCGAGAGTTGGCGCTGATCAAGGTGCGCGCCGACGCCGGTAGCCGCAGCCAGGTTATCGAAGCGGTGAACCTGTTCCGCGCCAAGGTGATTGACGTATCACCCGAGGCGCTGACGATCGAGGCGACCGGTGACCGCGGCAAGATCGAGGCGCTGCTGCGGGTGCTGGAACCGTTCGGCATCCGCGAGATCGTCCAGTCGGGAGTGGTGTCGTTGTCCCGCGGTCCGCGCGGCATCACCACGGCCAAGTAA
- a CDS encoding MinD/ParA family ATP-binding protein: MTGVDVGPGKDARYQEELRNRIRAALGGAFPVGVLNLKGGVGKTAVVEALGSTFAAVRHDRVIAVDIDAGDLPERHGRPNSLGMADLLCGKAITSYADVRAHTYMNNFGLEVLGLPDYAHTDWRLERHDVVKAFSLLRNHYSVVLVDCAKALNSGVMEAVLPEVRALVVVTSTSIDAIRKTATTLDWLGNNGYQVLVRSTILAINHVEPAKVELLAAKELERLSARVAATVVLPFDRHIHDGKQIELDRLSKESRRSYLEMAAVLAEMFPGRDEERARLPRPRSPHWP, encoded by the coding sequence GTGACCGGCGTCGATGTGGGCCCCGGCAAGGACGCGCGGTATCAGGAAGAACTGCGCAACCGCATCCGCGCGGCGCTGGGCGGCGCGTTCCCCGTCGGCGTCCTCAACCTCAAAGGCGGCGTCGGCAAGACCGCGGTGGTGGAGGCGCTGGGGTCGACGTTTGCCGCGGTGCGCCACGACCGGGTCATCGCCGTCGACATCGACGCCGGCGACCTCCCCGAGCGGCACGGCCGTCCTAACTCACTGGGCATGGCCGACCTGCTCTGCGGCAAGGCGATCACCAGTTATGCGGACGTCCGCGCGCACACCTACATGAACAATTTCGGTCTGGAAGTGCTCGGATTGCCGGATTACGCGCACACCGACTGGCGGCTCGAGCGTCACGACGTGGTCAAGGCGTTTTCGCTCTTGCGAAACCACTATTCCGTGGTGCTGGTGGACTGCGCCAAGGCGCTGAATTCGGGTGTGATGGAAGCGGTCCTGCCGGAGGTGCGGGCGCTGGTCGTGGTGACGAGCACCTCGATCGATGCGATACGAAAGACCGCTACCACGCTGGATTGGTTGGGCAACAACGGATATCAGGTGTTGGTGCGGTCGACGATACTTGCGATCAACCACGTCGAGCCGGCGAAGGTGGAGCTGCTGGCCGCCAAGGAACTCGAGCGATTGTCCGCGCGCGTGGCCGCGACGGTGGTGCTGCCGTTCGACCGGCACATACACGACGGCAAACAGATCGAGCTGGATCGACTGAGCAAGGAGAGCCGGCGCAGCTACCTTGAGATGGCGGCCGTGCTGGCCGAGATGTTCCCCGGCAGGGACGAGGAGCGCGCCCGGCTCCCGCGACCGCGCTCGCCGCACTGGCCCTGA